A genomic segment from Methanolobus zinderi encodes:
- a CDS encoding nucleoside deaminase — MQTAIDEARHGIVHNHGGPFGAVIVKDGEIVSKAHNQVLRSNDPTAHAEILAIREASALLNNFDLSECEIYTTSQPCPMCLAAIYWARIKTIYFGSDKEDVAEIGFDDSHFYDLICGNAEDPDFKTVRMDREKCLELIDIWEEKPDKQMY, encoded by the coding sequence ATGCAAACAGCCATTGATGAAGCCAGACATGGAATCGTGCACAACCATGGTGGACCATTCGGTGCTGTTATAGTCAAGGATGGAGAAATAGTTTCAAAGGCACATAACCAGGTATTAAGAAGCAACGATCCCACAGCCCATGCCGAAATACTTGCCATCAGAGAAGCTTCCGCATTACTCAACAATTTCGACCTGTCGGAATGTGAGATATATACCACATCCCAGCCCTGTCCCATGTGCCTTGCAGCCATATACTGGGCGAGGATCAAGACCATTTACTTTGGTTCCGATAAGGAAGATGTGGCAGAGATCGGATTTGATGACAGTCACTTCTATGACCTTATATGTGGCAATGCTGAAGACCCTGATTTTAAAACTGTGAGGATGGACAGGGAGAAATGCCTTGAGTTAATTGATATCTGGGAAGAAAAACCTGATAAACAGATGTACTGA
- a CDS encoding mechanosensitive ion channel family protein yields MTSNMALEDFTASIITLIVTILLILVLTYLFRKKSLFYREKIVQEITIFLVMLLGIIFTIFTLPISAEDKNIILTFLGIIIGAAITFASTTFVANAMSGVMLRLINPFELGDFIKINDTFGRVTEINFLHTQIQSIDRDLITIPNRTLISFPLKTIRSSGTIITTSVSLGYNISRSNIEKNLLLAAEKTGLENPFVHVTKLGDFSVTYKVGGLLRDVEGIITARSDFKKNVMDTLHEADIEIVSPTFMNQKVFSQDYVCLPPEEKEIIGQKQEIPEVKTEEIIFDKAIEARNLNQIYKSVEQFPARRKAIEEKLRDLQEERAQNRIKDELTLLEQEEAELKPEIQELKTGPDITADMEEEDRGSIINTIKDIENRASEIDSGLKRLEKRLERLLP; encoded by the coding sequence GTGACTTCAAACATGGCACTCGAGGATTTTACGGCAAGTATTATTACGTTGATCGTAACCATCCTGCTAATTCTGGTGCTGACATATCTTTTCAGGAAGAAATCACTTTTCTACAGAGAAAAGATAGTACAGGAGATAACTATTTTTTTGGTCATGCTTCTGGGTATTATTTTCACTATCTTCACCCTGCCGATCAGTGCCGAGGACAAGAACATCATCCTGACCTTCCTGGGAATCATAATCGGTGCAGCAATTACATTTGCTTCCACCACTTTTGTTGCAAATGCGATGTCAGGTGTTATGCTCAGACTGATAAACCCTTTCGAGCTCGGTGATTTCATCAAGATCAACGATACCTTCGGGAGGGTTACTGAGATCAATTTCCTGCACACCCAGATACAGTCCATCGACAGGGACCTGATAACCATACCGAACCGGACCCTCATATCCTTCCCCCTCAAGACAATCCGCTCCTCGGGTACTATAATCACAACAAGCGTATCCCTTGGTTACAATATCTCACGCAGCAATATTGAAAAGAATCTCTTGCTTGCAGCCGAAAAGACAGGACTTGAGAACCCATTTGTGCATGTCACAAAGCTCGGTGATTTTTCTGTTACATATAAGGTAGGAGGCTTGCTCAGGGATGTTGAAGGTATAATTACCGCAAGATCGGACTTCAAGAAAAACGTAATGGATACCCTGCACGAGGCAGACATCGAGATCGTTTCCCCCACATTTATGAACCAGAAAGTCTTCAGCCAGGATTACGTATGCCTGCCGCCGGAAGAAAAAGAGATCATCGGCCAGAAGCAGGAAATACCTGAAGTGAAGACCGAGGAGATAATTTTCGACAAGGCCATCGAAGCCAGAAACCTCAATCAGATATACAAATCCGTTGAGCAGTTCCCGGCCAGACGAAAAGCTATTGAAGAGAAACTCAGGGACCTCCAGGAGGAAAGAGCCCAAAACAGGATAAAGGATGAATTGACTTTACTGGAACAGGAAGAAGCGGAGCTCAAACCCGAGATACAGGAGCTCAAGACCGGCCCGGACATCACTGCCGATATGGAAGAAGAGGACAGGGGCTCCATCATCAACACCATAAAGGATATTGAGAACAGAGCTTCGGAGATAGACAGCGGTCTGAAAAGACTGGAAAAAAGGCTGGAAAGGCTACTGCCATAA
- a CDS encoding DUF58 domain-containing protein → MSEKKHTIDVDFFRQLDRFTFMVRKKVSTAYAGSRRSTHSGKGLDTVGYREYNRGDELKSIDWKAYARIEKLYVRQFEEDKSLTTHILLDASNSMDYASEDTTKYEYATMLAAGFAYLVTKDNDKFAISTFADDVNIARARRGRKYLLQTIERLEDVKLGGKTGIDEITTQYGKAIKSRSLIIIISDFLDDFKSIESAIYRFSYHDLILVQVLDPTERNLKVHGHSKLVDLETDVNLDTYVSDSFKDEYQEKLEEHINRIQDTCSRVGAEFYTFTTDIPIFDAFLHTISRRR, encoded by the coding sequence ATGAGCGAAAAAAAGCATACTATAGATGTTGATTTCTTCAGGCAGCTCGACCGCTTTACCTTCATGGTAAGAAAGAAGGTGTCCACTGCCTATGCCGGTAGCAGGCGATCCACCCATAGCGGAAAGGGACTGGACACTGTCGGTTACAGGGAATACAACCGGGGAGACGAACTCAAGTCCATAGACTGGAAGGCATATGCCAGGATCGAAAAACTCTATGTACGCCAGTTCGAGGAAGATAAATCCCTTACAACCCATATCTTACTGGATGCCAGCAATAGTATGGACTATGCAAGCGAAGATACCACCAAATACGAATATGCAACAATGCTTGCTGCTGGTTTTGCCTATCTTGTCACAAAGGACAATGACAAGTTCGCGATCTCGACCTTTGCAGATGATGTGAATATAGCAAGAGCCAGGAGAGGCAGGAAATACCTCCTGCAGACCATCGAGCGTCTTGAAGATGTGAAACTGGGAGGTAAGACCGGTATCGATGAGATTACCACACAGTACGGGAAAGCCATAAAGTCAAGGTCACTCATAATCATTATATCTGATTTTCTTGATGACTTCAAGTCGATAGAATCTGCAATCTATCGTTTTTCATATCACGACCTCATACTTGTCCAGGTACTTGACCCAACTGAGCGAAACCTGAAGGTACACGGCCACAGCAAGCTGGTAGATCTTGAAACGGATGTCAATCTTGACACATATGTAAGTGATTCGTTCAAGGATGAGTACCAGGAAAAACTTGAAGAGCACATAAACAGGATACAGGACACATGCAGCAGGGTAGGAGCCGAATTCTACACCTTCACCACGGATATACCGATATTTGATGCGTTCCTGCACACCATCAGCAGGAGGAGATAA
- a CDS encoding DUF4405 domain-containing protein, whose protein sequence is MKKTTLNYLVDIPLLAQSVIVSLTGIVLMYGSHGASFLGFSGRELFHMHEQIGILMVAFSLLHVVLHWKWMVCTTRNFFSSKSGSSANCEITEI, encoded by the coding sequence ATGAAGAAGACAACACTAAATTATCTTGTGGATATTCCACTATTAGCACAATCAGTCATTGTAAGTTTAACAGGAATTGTCCTGATGTATGGAAGCCATGGAGCAAGCTTTCTTGGATTCAGCGGAAGGGAATTGTTTCACATGCATGAGCAGATAGGGATATTGATGGTTGCATTCTCACTTCTGCATGTAGTGTTACACTGGAAGTGGATGGTCTGCACAACACGGAATTTCTTCAGCAGCAAGAGCGGATCATCCGCGAACTGCGAGATAACAGAAATCTGA
- a CDS encoding DUF7502 family protein, which yields MDVRDFIKKQESALKRYRRVYKLLDFITILIILYTIMVVLNFDQVFTFIASLEVRVGTSYEVAGRTIPFETVAMLLIAAFMSLILTLLLHIRDRKTAAILQIEQKYPNLRERLRTAYDNSNVDNIIVSDLLEAVSSNLTKVRSSEFLRKKRIIVSIVLILLSVSALTYITTNNIGTNPDWEEVINSIPGMQEEDNPGDVAVIDEGEDGQGGNGNEDLTGEPTVVVVDGEEVDLSLPPGTGTGFNPNDEAEEIIEDFENSPGGPPTVTPSGTYSEELPEGYETVIRDYFEQLAEE from the coding sequence ATGGATGTCAGAGACTTTATTAAAAAGCAGGAATCAGCCCTGAAAAGATACCGCAGGGTCTACAAGCTGCTGGATTTCATCACAATCCTGATCATACTATATACTATCATGGTCGTGCTGAATTTCGACCAGGTATTTACTTTTATAGCCAGCCTCGAAGTGCGCGTCGGAACCAGCTACGAAGTAGCGGGCAGAACTATTCCTTTCGAGACTGTTGCCATGCTGCTCATTGCAGCTTTCATGTCCCTAATACTGACATTGCTGCTACACATAAGGGATAGAAAAACAGCCGCAATATTGCAGATTGAGCAAAAATATCCGAACCTTCGGGAAAGGCTACGCACTGCATATGATAATAGCAATGTTGACAATATAATAGTAAGTGATCTGCTTGAGGCTGTATCTTCTAATCTCACAAAGGTAAGGTCGTCAGAGTTCCTGAGAAAAAAACGGATTATCGTAAGTATCGTACTCATACTGCTTTCAGTTTCGGCCCTCACCTACATTACTACAAACAATATTGGAACAAATCCTGACTGGGAAGAAGTGATCAACAGTATTCCGGGAATGCAGGAAGAGGATAATCCCGGTGATGTGGCTGTGATAGATGAAGGTGAAGACGGCCAGGGAGGCAATGGTAACGAGGACCTGACCGGTGAGCCCACAGTAGTTGTTGTGGACGGAGAGGAAGTGGACCTGTCATTACCACCTGGTACCGGAACCGGTTTTAATCCGAACGATGAAGCCGAAGAGATCATAGAGGATTTTGAAAATTCCCCAGGAGGACCCCCCACGGTGACACCTTCCGGGACTTATTCCGAAGAACTGCCCGAAGGATACGAAACCGTCATCAGAGACTACTTCGAACAGCTTGCTGAAGAATGA
- a CDS encoding STAS/SEC14 domain-containing protein: MIEIMEDMPDKVLAIRASGVVKQEDYDKVLIPAIEDKKEKYGKVRFLYYLDEDFESFSGKAILEDAKAVTQYFTSFEKIAVVSDVDWINSAVEIFKYVIPGPVRTYSIEELPKAKVWIND; the protein is encoded by the coding sequence ATGATAGAGATCATGGAAGATATGCCGGATAAAGTTTTGGCAATCCGTGCAAGTGGAGTAGTAAAGCAAGAGGACTATGATAAGGTTTTGATTCCTGCCATTGAGGACAAAAAGGAAAAGTATGGAAAAGTTCGTTTCCTCTATTATCTGGACGAGGACTTTGAGAGTTTTAGCGGTAAAGCTATCCTGGAGGACGCTAAGGCTGTCACACAGTACTTCACATCCTTTGAAAAGATCGCAGTAGTTTCAGATGTGGACTGGATCAATAGTGCTGTTGAAATTTTTAAGTATGTAATTCCAGGTCCGGTAAGAACCTACAGTATTGAAGAACTTCCCAAAGCAAAAGTGTGGATCAACGATTGA
- a CDS encoding AAA family ATPase: MASDLNSRDITQTYKVAGDMFATLSNEIGKVVVGQKETVEQIIIAILCNGHALVESNPGLGKTLTISTISKSMDLNFSRIQCTPDLMPADITGTNIIEESDGHKQFKFEPGPIFANIVLADEINRASPKTQSALLEAMQEKQITIGNDTYLLEQPFFILATQNPIEMEGTFPLPEAQLDRFLLKILLEYPKYEEEIEIVDRYTRSVMPSVGKVLNKNTLIDLQKLTRDMPVADDIRNRAIKIVMSTRVKNEFIEYGASPRASIGLILAAKARALLQGRNFVSNEDIDAMAYPILRHRMILTFESERKGVTTDQVIRNILEKIK, from the coding sequence ATGGCTAGTGACCTGAATTCAAGGGATATTACGCAGACATACAAAGTTGCTGGAGATATGTTTGCCACTCTTTCCAATGAGATCGGCAAGGTAGTTGTCGGCCAGAAGGAAACGGTGGAACAGATAATTATCGCAATTCTCTGTAATGGCCATGCGCTGGTCGAAAGTAACCCCGGACTTGGTAAGACCCTTACCATATCAACAATATCCAAGTCAATGGACCTGAACTTCAGCAGGATACAGTGTACGCCTGACCTTATGCCTGCGGATATCACCGGAACTAACATTATCGAAGAGAGTGACGGGCACAAGCAGTTCAAGTTCGAGCCGGGACCGATCTTCGCAAATATAGTACTTGCGGACGAGATCAACCGTGCGTCACCGAAAACGCAATCCGCACTTCTCGAAGCCATGCAGGAAAAACAGATTACCATAGGTAATGACACATATCTCCTCGAGCAGCCGTTCTTCATACTTGCCACACAGAATCCCATTGAGATGGAAGGTACCTTCCCGCTCCCAGAGGCGCAGCTCGACAGGTTCCTTCTGAAGATTCTTCTGGAATATCCCAAGTACGAGGAAGAGATTGAGATCGTGGACAGGTATACACGTTCGGTGATGCCGAGTGTCGGCAAGGTGCTTAACAAGAACACACTCATCGACCTTCAGAAACTTACAAGGGATATGCCTGTTGCTGATGATATCAGAAACCGTGCCATCAAGATAGTTATGAGCACCCGTGTTAAGAACGAGTTTATCGAGTACGGTGCATCCCCAAGGGCATCTATCGGCCTGATACTTGCCGCAAAGGCAAGGGCACTACTCCAGGGAAGGAACTTCGTAAGCAACGAGGATATTGATGCAATGGCCTATCCAATCCTCAGACACAGGATGATACTCACCTTCGAATCCGAAAGGAAGGGTGTCACTACGGACCAGGTTATCCGGAATATCCTTGAGAAGATAAAATAA
- a CDS encoding VWA domain-containing protein → MAIINFESPEMLWLIVPVIIGGIYLFRKSTKKSLIISRMIVAILLVIAFASPYTLDARVSSSENPDIVLISDETASMELFNGETSTNLYEALTAMTPTTLVRLTGEETALGDAIMQYARGDNQIVLVTDGNNNRGAEIEEALEFADDVGTTVYYVEPDLETNDLSAQIVGDKTVIVGNDNQFNILVTQADEETISFSYELYRDDELIRSGDSEINEDERTKTIPVPQISFSELGEHTLRLVITPSSDSDPINNEFYKSIYAIPKPPIQAVGLETDSPLAYNLFKLYDVDTSDDFSDLDGTKAIVLDNVHANSLSAGDVEDLKEYLRDGRGIVVVGGERSYNFGNYLDSDIEQILPVISEPTDYSGGRNVVLVLDVSQSTAAHGTLGDILGNAVHIIENENLRDAYLGVIAFGSEGLDVSNGLVYLGSASNVESLRNSVETLSPTTTSETSLNEGLLIAEEWLQNEVGELDIIIISDGGIEQSYDESLEIANNIQGNGVNMYYVHIQSSAPSQYDNTGTPYAEKLMSEIGGIYFHVAQGERANIVFDDLQEPTDTGNETQISSYPLIELNTKHFITRDVDLEGNITGFNDVTPKAGADRLVITSTGKPVLTTWRYSLGRVAALTTDNGEGGETRWATQLYSGNNSKLISSTLSWAVGNPREETGAVVEAPDGWFGTPVEIELTMYDDGIPILKLDGEDVSISLTGDNVYEASVEPDTIGMHDLSGYPIAINYGLEYRDVGLNEDLPAMIKQYGGQTYEDGQDARANLLVDARENSQTLVRESISQKIWFLLAALVIFLGEVILRRIREIQEMKRMQREVQG, encoded by the coding sequence ATGGCAATAATTAATTTTGAAAGCCCTGAGATGCTCTGGCTCATCGTTCCGGTCATTATCGGCGGAATCTATCTGTTCAGAAAATCCACAAAAAAGAGCCTCATAATTTCCAGAATGATTGTTGCCATATTGCTTGTGATCGCATTTGCATCACCCTATACTCTGGATGCGAGAGTCAGCTCCAGCGAGAATCCCGATATTGTCCTGATATCAGACGAGACGGCCAGTATGGAACTTTTCAATGGAGAGACATCGACAAATCTCTACGAAGCTCTGACCGCCATGACGCCCACAACACTTGTCCGGCTCACCGGAGAGGAAACTGCCCTTGGTGATGCCATCATGCAGTATGCAAGAGGCGATAACCAGATAGTCCTGGTAACCGACGGTAACAATAACCGGGGAGCAGAAATTGAAGAGGCGCTTGAATTTGCCGATGATGTGGGAACCACCGTCTACTATGTGGAACCTGATCTGGAAACAAATGACCTGAGTGCACAGATAGTCGGAGACAAGACCGTAATCGTGGGCAATGACAACCAGTTCAACATCCTTGTAACACAGGCAGACGAAGAAACTATAAGTTTTAGTTATGAGCTGTACAGGGACGATGAGCTCATAAGAAGCGGCGACTCTGAAATAAATGAAGATGAGCGCACAAAGACCATACCTGTACCCCAGATCAGTTTCTCAGAACTCGGAGAACATACTTTGAGACTGGTCATTACACCTTCATCAGACTCGGACCCCATCAATAACGAATTCTACAAGAGCATATATGCAATACCCAAACCACCCATACAGGCTGTAGGACTGGAAACGGATTCGCCTCTTGCTTACAATCTATTCAAGCTCTATGATGTGGACACATCAGATGATTTCTCAGATCTTGATGGTACAAAGGCCATAGTTCTGGATAATGTACACGCGAACTCACTTTCAGCAGGCGATGTGGAGGATCTTAAAGAATATCTGCGGGACGGACGCGGTATTGTTGTCGTGGGAGGAGAGAGGTCATATAATTTCGGAAATTATCTTGATTCGGATATAGAACAGATACTACCTGTGATATCCGAGCCCACTGACTATAGTGGAGGAAGGAATGTTGTGCTTGTGCTTGACGTATCCCAGAGTACGGCTGCACATGGTACACTTGGAGATATTCTGGGAAATGCTGTTCATATAATTGAAAACGAGAATCTCAGAGATGCGTATCTCGGAGTCATCGCTTTTGGAAGTGAAGGGCTGGATGTCTCAAATGGTCTGGTCTATCTTGGAAGTGCATCCAATGTCGAATCATTAAGAAACAGTGTTGAAACACTTTCACCCACAACAACCAGTGAGACCTCACTTAATGAGGGACTTCTCATCGCTGAGGAATGGCTGCAGAACGAGGTTGGAGAACTTGATATAATAATCATATCCGACGGTGGTATAGAGCAGTCATATGACGAAAGCCTTGAGATTGCCAATAATATACAGGGCAATGGTGTGAATATGTACTATGTACATATCCAGTCCAGTGCCCCTTCCCAATATGATAATACCGGAACTCCCTATGCTGAAAAGTTGATGAGTGAGATAGGAGGCATTTACTTCCATGTTGCACAGGGCGAGAGAGCAAATATCGTCTTTGATGATCTGCAGGAACCCACTGACACTGGTAACGAGACTCAGATAAGCTCCTACCCGCTCATAGAACTCAACACAAAGCACTTTATAACACGTGATGTGGACCTTGAAGGCAATATCACAGGTTTCAATGACGTTACTCCCAAGGCAGGGGCAGACAGGCTTGTGATCACCAGCACCGGAAAACCAGTGCTAACCACATGGAGATATAGCCTCGGAAGAGTAGCTGCCCTGACAACAGATAACGGAGAAGGCGGGGAGACAAGATGGGCTACCCAGCTTTATTCAGGAAATAATTCAAAGCTCATATCATCCACCCTGAGCTGGGCTGTGGGCAATCCAAGGGAAGAGACAGGTGCTGTGGTTGAAGCTCCTGACGGCTGGTTCGGAACACCCGTGGAGATCGAGCTCACTATGTATGACGATGGAATACCGATCCTGAAACTTGACGGGGAAGACGTATCCATTTCACTTACAGGTGATAATGTCTATGAAGCATCCGTGGAGCCCGATACCATAGGAATGCATGATCTGTCAGGCTATCCAATCGCGATTAACTACGGCCTTGAATACAGGGATGTGGGACTCAATGAGGACCTACCCGCAATGATAAAACAATATGGCGGCCAGACCTATGAGGACGGACAGGATGCCCGTGCAAACCTGCTTGTGGATGCAAGGGAGAACTCACAGACACTGGTGCGTGAGAGCATCAGCCAGAAGATCTGGTTCCTGCTGGCAGCCCTTGTGATCTTCCTGGGGGAGGTCATACTCAGAAGGATCAGAGAGATACAGGAAATGAAGAGAATGCAAAGGGAAGTACAGGGCTGA
- a CDS encoding vWA domain-containing protein yields the protein MPFENPLALAALASVIPLIILYLLRPKPLQVMVPSLMFLMKIQEEKKRFYTSITKLIKDPLFLIQLFVLILLALAAAAPFIETQEPLSGEHTVIIIDSSASMQTDNRFEDAVSDARDYVSRTNSIILAGNTPVTVLEREGSDAAYQTLDSVEPGATVADISGAISAGMQLLDEGGRVVVISDFTNWEGDDPVNAKTLAQSFGLDVEYVLVGRSTDNVGIIQGEVQAVEGSYTYTGVVKNYKNSRELVELEISTGGSTTTQRFDVAARSTQQFKVDNLKRGITEVTITTPDSLMVDNTAYVSIPRVSTKEVLVVSDVEKLPSYTALSLMPNIRTTLMNGVPADLSDYSFVVIANKERALASGEIETLGSFIRSGGESVFVASNALSGDNAGASLQELMPVITDGVVEAERGTTLEVQQDTRLSEDIKFDEVAVYTYLNATERRGATTLVSTTEGVPMLSYGTIGDGTVVYLGLNDALAEDAWNNFHNLPEYPVFWFKLAGWLGGTGTITDYNLQTGSVSALAQVQDIETPSGVENVNRVLYDEAGVYTVAGKQIAVNLYDDRESDTTLEGVDLIERAEAEEDPGIVRADSYTAKNYLDTYMIIIVFLLVLLELYIIKKRGEL from the coding sequence ATGCCCTTTGAAAACCCCCTTGCTCTTGCCGCTCTTGCTAGTGTCATTCCGTTGATAATCCTCTACCTGCTCAGGCCAAAACCACTGCAGGTGATGGTGCCTTCGCTGATGTTCCTGATGAAGATACAGGAAGAGAAAAAACGTTTCTATACATCCATCACTAAACTCATAAAGGACCCGCTTTTCCTTATCCAGCTATTTGTTCTGATATTACTTGCACTGGCAGCAGCAGCACCTTTTATCGAGACCCAGGAACCACTGAGTGGAGAGCATACTGTCATAATTATAGATTCATCCGCAAGTATGCAGACCGATAACCGCTTCGAGGATGCTGTCTCGGATGCAAGGGATTATGTGAGCAGGACAAACAGCATAATACTTGCAGGCAACACTCCGGTTACAGTGCTTGAGAGAGAAGGATCGGACGCAGCCTACCAGACCCTTGACTCGGTTGAGCCGGGAGCAACGGTTGCAGATATCTCCGGTGCAATCTCCGCAGGTATGCAACTGCTTGACGAAGGAGGAAGGGTTGTTGTTATCTCCGATTTCACCAACTGGGAGGGAGATGACCCCGTAAATGCAAAGACTCTGGCACAATCTTTCGGACTCGATGTCGAGTACGTCCTTGTTGGCAGAAGTACTGATAACGTAGGAATTATTCAGGGAGAGGTACAAGCGGTCGAAGGGTCCTACACCTACACAGGTGTCGTGAAGAACTATAAGAACAGCAGGGAACTGGTCGAGCTTGAGATCAGCACCGGAGGTTCGACAACAACCCAGAGGTTTGATGTTGCAGCGCGATCCACACAGCAGTTCAAGGTAGATAATCTGAAAAGAGGCATCACAGAAGTGACGATTACAACTCCTGACAGTCTTATGGTGGACAATACAGCCTACGTATCCATACCCCGGGTTTCCACAAAGGAAGTACTCGTGGTATCTGATGTTGAAAAACTACCATCATATACAGCCCTGTCACTCATGCCGAACATCCGGACCACCCTTATGAACGGAGTACCTGCAGACCTTTCAGATTACAGTTTTGTGGTCATTGCAAACAAAGAGAGAGCACTGGCATCAGGTGAGATCGAAACACTTGGCAGCTTCATCAGATCTGGCGGAGAGAGTGTATTTGTGGCAAGTAATGCACTGTCCGGGGATAATGCCGGTGCCAGCCTGCAGGAGCTGATGCCTGTGATTACCGACGGAGTTGTGGAAGCTGAAAGAGGTACCACGCTGGAAGTCCAGCAGGATACCAGGCTCAGCGAGGATATCAAATTCGATGAGGTTGCCGTTTACACTTACCTCAATGCCACCGAAAGGAGAGGTGCCACCACACTGGTCAGCACTACCGAAGGTGTACCCATGCTAAGTTACGGGACCATAGGAGACGGAACAGTGGTCTATCTGGGACTCAACGATGCACTTGCAGAGGATGCATGGAACAACTTCCATAACCTGCCCGAATACCCGGTATTCTGGTTCAAGCTTGCGGGATGGCTCGGAGGCACCGGAACCATAACCGATTATAACTTACAGACGGGTTCTGTCTCCGCACTTGCACAGGTACAGGACATCGAGACACCCAGTGGTGTGGAGAATGTCAACAGGGTACTCTATGATGAGGCCGGTGTGTACACCGTGGCAGGCAAACAGATAGCTGTAAACCTTTACGATGACAGGGAGTCCGATACGACCCTTGAAGGAGTGGACCTGATCGAGCGTGCGGAAGCTGAGGAAGATCCAGGCATTGTGCGTGCTGACAGCTACACGGCAAAGAACTACCTTGATACGTATATGATAATCATAGTCTTCCTGCTGGTCCTGCTTGAACTCTACATAATCAAAAAACGGGGTGAACTGTAA
- the pheA gene encoding prephenate dehydratase → MIIAVLGPRGSYSEKAARQWLAENCSEDDQVLEYCDDIQDVFVSLKSGSAKIGITPVENSIEGSVGVTLDMLLEYDIDIIGETVVTIEHCLLSRGKKEDIRIILSHPQGLAQCRQFLKDHFKDAELRTTGSTSHAAKLATEFEEMAAIASRESAEMYDLNIILPNIQDREQNHTRFLIMAGPDYSTNSCQDTIRNSAVPEAKRFFKTSIIVYLDRDRPGALYEILGEFASHGVNLTRIESRPSKRSLGDYVFYIDFEGHINDEIIKEAIYNIESKVGMLKNLGSYPIYKKDHL, encoded by the coding sequence ATGATAATCGCTGTGCTCGGCCCCAGGGGCTCTTACTCGGAAAAAGCTGCCAGACAATGGCTTGCTGAAAATTGCAGTGAAGACGATCAAGTTCTCGAATACTGTGATGATATACAGGATGTTTTCGTGTCCCTCAAATCGGGTTCTGCTAAAATTGGCATAACACCTGTAGAGAACTCCATCGAAGGATCTGTGGGCGTCACACTCGACATGCTGCTGGAATATGACATAGATATAATCGGAGAGACCGTGGTGACAATCGAGCACTGCCTGCTCTCCAGGGGCAAAAAAGAAGACATCAGAATCATTCTTTCACATCCTCAGGGGCTTGCCCAGTGCCGTCAGTTCCTGAAGGACCATTTCAAGGATGCGGAACTCAGGACCACTGGTAGCACATCTCATGCTGCCAAGCTTGCCACCGAGTTTGAGGAGATGGCAGCTATTGCCTCACGTGAATCCGCAGAGATGTATGACCTGAACATAATTCTTCCGAATATACAGGACAGGGAACAGAACCACACACGTTTTCTCATTATGGCCGGTCCGGATTATTCGACTAACAGTTGCCAGGATACTATACGGAATTCCGCAGTTCCGGAAGCAAAAAGATTCTTTAAAACTTCAATTATTGTGTACCTTGATCGTGATCGTCCCGGAGCTCTGTATGAGATACTCGGGGAATTTGCAAGTCATGGGGTAAATCTCACAAGGATCGAATCCCGACCTTCCAAACGCAGTCTGGGAGATTACGTATTCTATATAGACTTCGAAGGACATATAAACGATGAAATTATAAAAGAAGCAATATATAATATAGAGTCCAAGGTCGGAATGTTGAAAAACTTAGGTTCATATCCGATATATAAAAAGGATCACTTATAA